In a genomic window of Pseudomonas oryzihabitans:
- a CDS encoding ABC transporter substrate-binding protein has product MRLTPALLVALAGLPLAALAEPTLYLGMNGGTMERLYADSVLPAFEKAHNVKVVIVPGTSADILAKVQASPQKPPIHVMFLDDGIMYRAIGMNLCSPLKPSAALAQIPDKAKIKDQAAAVSLGVTGLAYNSRLFKENGWAPPTSWADLADPKYKGKVVFQSLSSSTFGLHGFLMFNRLQGGTEQNVDPGFKAWPTTVGPNVLEYIPSSAKLSEMVQTDEAALFPLTPTQVTALKLKGIPVEYAPPKEGAVVLNVAECVTANNDQPELAQQLAEYLLTPEAQAPALELGDQIPSNPNTPTTDKTRGQVDAMQNYLKTAVTIDWDEVNKVRPQWNARWNRQVER; this is encoded by the coding sequence ATGCGCCTGACCCCTGCCCTGCTCGTGGCCCTCGCCGGCCTGCCCCTGGCCGCCCTGGCCGAACCGACGCTCTACCTCGGCATGAATGGCGGCACCATGGAGCGCCTCTATGCCGACAGCGTGCTGCCCGCCTTCGAGAAGGCGCACAACGTCAAGGTGGTGATCGTGCCCGGCACCTCGGCGGACATCCTCGCCAAGGTGCAGGCCAGCCCGCAGAAGCCGCCGATCCACGTAATGTTCCTCGACGACGGCATCATGTACCGCGCCATCGGCATGAATCTGTGCAGCCCGCTCAAGCCCAGCGCGGCCCTGGCGCAGATCCCCGACAAGGCCAAGATCAAGGACCAGGCGGCGGCCGTCAGCCTGGGCGTGACCGGTCTGGCCTACAACAGCCGGCTGTTCAAGGAGAACGGCTGGGCGCCGCCGACCTCCTGGGCGGACCTGGCCGATCCGAAATACAAGGGCAAGGTGGTGTTCCAGTCGCTGTCCTCGTCCACCTTCGGGCTGCACGGCTTTTTGATGTTCAACCGCCTGCAAGGCGGCACCGAGCAAAATGTCGACCCCGGCTTCAAGGCCTGGCCCACCACCGTCGGTCCCAATGTGCTGGAGTACATCCCCAGCTCGGCCAAGCTCTCGGAGATGGTGCAGACCGACGAGGCGGCGCTGTTCCCGCTGACGCCCACCCAGGTCACCGCGCTCAAGCTCAAGGGCATCCCGGTGGAATACGCGCCGCCCAAGGAAGGCGCCGTGGTCCTCAACGTCGCCGAATGCGTGACCGCCAACAACGACCAACCCGAGCTGGCCCAGCAACTGGCGGAGTACCTGCTGACCCCGGAGGCCCAGGCCCCGGCACTGGAACTCGGCGACCAGATCCCGTCCAACCCCAACACCCCCACCACCGACAAGACCCGCGGCCAGGTGGACGCTATGCAGAACTACCTGAAGACCGCCGTGACCATCGACTGGGACGAGGTCAACAAGGTGCGGCCGCAGTGGAATGCGCGCTGGAATCGGCAGGTGGAGCGTTAG
- a CDS encoding NAD(P)/FAD-dependent oxidoreductase yields the protein MSAVVVVGAGPAGIRAAQTLVAHGLAPVLLDESARGGGQIYRQQPGNFRRPIKALYGFEAGKAQALHGALEQMQTALDYRPDTLVWNAEQSALDTLSQGRYVHRLAFDQVIVATGATDRVLPVPGWTLPGVYSLGAAQVALKFQSCAIGSRPVLAGTGPLLYLVAYQYAKAGAKPLAVLDSAPFRDQAAATPALLGQPATFAKGLYYRSWLALHGVPVHQGAELLAVEGERRVAAVRWRAADGEAHRLECDALGFGQTLRSETQLADLLGCDFTWNPLNRAWLPVRDAGGRSSQAGVYLAGDGAGIQGADAAELAGELAALSLLADRGATVDAARIEALQARLARFEVFRQGLERAFPFPADWAAKAPDEVTVCRCEQVSAGEIRAAVAQGHWEINRVKATCRVGMGRCQGRICGAAAAELIACASGRPLDQIGRLRAQAPIKPLPFGVELAP from the coding sequence GTGAGCGCCGTCGTGGTGGTGGGCGCCGGACCGGCGGGCATTCGCGCGGCCCAGACCCTGGTCGCCCATGGCCTTGCGCCGGTGCTGCTCGACGAAAGCGCGCGCGGCGGCGGCCAGATCTATCGCCAGCAACCGGGCAATTTCCGGCGGCCGATCAAGGCGCTGTACGGCTTCGAAGCGGGCAAGGCCCAGGCGCTGCACGGCGCGCTGGAGCAAATGCAAACGGCGCTGGACTATCGGCCCGACACCCTGGTGTGGAATGCCGAGCAGAGTGCCCTGGATACCCTGAGCCAAGGCCGCTATGTCCACCGCCTGGCCTTTGACCAGGTAATCGTCGCCACCGGCGCCACCGACCGCGTCCTGCCAGTGCCCGGTTGGACCCTGCCGGGCGTCTACAGCCTCGGCGCGGCCCAGGTGGCGCTCAAATTCCAAAGCTGCGCCATCGGCAGCCGCCCGGTGCTGGCCGGTACGGGGCCGCTGCTCTATCTGGTCGCCTATCAATACGCCAAGGCCGGGGCCAAGCCACTGGCGGTGCTGGACAGCGCGCCCTTCCGCGACCAGGCCGCCGCTACCCCGGCCCTGCTCGGCCAACCGGCCACCTTCGCCAAGGGCCTCTACTACCGCAGCTGGCTGGCGCTGCACGGCGTGCCCGTGCACCAGGGCGCCGAGCTCCTGGCGGTCGAAGGCGAACGCCGGGTGGCTGCCGTGCGCTGGCGCGCCGCCGATGGCGAGGCGCACCGGCTGGAGTGCGACGCCCTGGGCTTCGGCCAGACGCTGCGCAGCGAGACCCAGCTGGCCGATCTGCTGGGTTGCGACTTCACCTGGAATCCCCTCAACCGCGCCTGGTTGCCAGTCCGCGATGCCGGCGGGCGCAGCAGCCAGGCCGGGGTCTACCTGGCCGGCGACGGCGCCGGTATCCAGGGCGCCGATGCCGCCGAACTGGCGGGCGAACTGGCGGCCCTGAGTTTGCTGGCCGACCGTGGCGCAACCGTCGACGCGGCGCGAATCGAGGCGCTGCAAGCACGCCTGGCGCGCTTCGAGGTCTTTCGCCAGGGCCTGGAGCGGGCCTTTCCCTTTCCCGCGGACTGGGCGGCCAAGGCGCCGGACGAAGTCACGGTCTGTCGCTGCGAACAGGTCAGCGCCGGCGAGATCCGCGCCGCCGTGGCCCAGGGTCATTGGGAGATCAACAGGGTCAAGGCCACCTGCCGGGTCGGCATGGGCCGCTGCCAGGGGCGCATCTGCGGCGCCGCGGCGGCCGAATTGATCGCCTGCGCCAGTGGTCGCCCCCTGGACCAGATCGGCCGATTGCGCGCCCAGGCGCCGATCAAGCCACTGCCCTTTGGCGTGGAGCTGGCGCCATGA
- a CDS encoding septal ring lytic transglycosylase RlpA family protein yields the protein MFIRPRALVLLLVLACTACQDKDAKIVAAPAKKEASFEQRGKASFYSRKFHGKETASGETFNNNELVAAHKTLPLGTRVKVTNLENDRAVIVRINDRGPYIRGRIIDLSRAAARRVDMVDDGTTAVKVEKLE from the coding sequence GTGTTCATCCGTCCCAGAGCTCTCGTCTTGCTGCTGGTGCTCGCCTGCACCGCCTGCCAGGATAAGGACGCCAAGATCGTCGCGGCGCCGGCCAAGAAGGAAGCCAGCTTCGAACAACGTGGCAAGGCCTCCTTCTATTCGCGCAAGTTTCATGGCAAGGAAACCGCCAGTGGCGAGACCTTCAACAACAACGAACTGGTCGCCGCCCACAAGACCCTGCCGCTCGGTACCCGGGTCAAGGTGACCAACCTGGAAAACGATCGCGCCGTCATCGTGCGCATCAACGACCGCGGCCCCTACATCCGCGGTCGCATCATCGACCTGTCTCGCGCCGCGGCCCGGCGGGTGGACATGGTCGACGATGGCACCACCGCGGTGAAGGTGGAAAAGCTGGAGTAG
- a CDS encoding glutathione S-transferase family protein, with the protein MLKILGRISSINVRKVLWCCDELGLAYEREDWGAGFRSAQSAEYLQWNPNGQIPVLLDGDFVLWESNSILRYLANAHGGEALYPQEAQARARVDQWLDWQASELNPAWSYAYLALVKQQPPEPDPQRLAEGVTAWNGRVAVLEAHLTQHGPYVAGATFSLADIVLGLSLHRWRSTPMERIAAPAIEAYLDRLATHPAWACYASDATP; encoded by the coding sequence ATGCTGAAGATCCTCGGACGGATTTCGTCCATCAACGTGCGCAAGGTGCTCTGGTGCTGTGACGAACTCGGCCTCGCCTACGAGCGCGAGGACTGGGGCGCTGGTTTTCGCTCGGCGCAGTCGGCCGAATACCTGCAATGGAACCCCAACGGGCAGATCCCGGTGCTGCTGGATGGCGATTTCGTGCTCTGGGAGTCCAACAGCATCCTGCGCTACCTGGCCAATGCCCATGGCGGTGAGGCGCTGTATCCGCAGGAGGCCCAGGCCAGGGCGCGGGTCGATCAGTGGTTGGACTGGCAGGCCAGCGAACTCAACCCGGCCTGGAGCTACGCCTACCTGGCGTTGGTCAAGCAGCAGCCGCCAGAACCCGATCCGCAGCGGCTGGCGGAGGGCGTCACCGCCTGGAATGGCCGGGTCGCGGTGCTCGAAGCCCATCTGACGCAGCACGGTCCCTATGTGGCGGGCGCCACCTTCAGTCTGGCCGACATCGTCCTCGGCCTGTCGCTGCACCGCTGGCGCAGCACCCCGATGGAGCGCATCGCGGCGCCGGCCATCGAGGCCTATCTCGACCGCCTGGCCACGCACCCGGCCTGGGCCTGCTATGCGAGCGATGCCACGCCCTGA
- a CDS encoding cation:proton antiporter: protein MTFLVWVGVLGSLLMILALTSAYLRWLPVTTSAVCLVFGMLISPIGLGLAEVDFQQSATWIGHLTEVAVLFSLFVSGLKLRLSFHRSAWHGAYLLAGPVMILSIAGVCLAAHYVLGLPWGVALLIGAILAPTDPVLAGLVQVNHAQDFDRVRFGLSGEAGLNDGTAFPFVLLGLLLLQHGELQWGWTLEWFLKSVVWGVPAGLLLGYAMGKGVGHLMIYLRIRHGDSTISPNDFLALALIALSYVLADEIGAFGFLAVFAAGLGLRQAEVKSSGHSETPSEQLAQPVIGHLTGAPEQATVARADDIEEPKMAAGVMMGDMLAFGSLVERSFEVLLVTLLGVVLITHWDSRALLLGALLFVVIRPLSVATMLPFTRIDRLQGGLIGWFGIRGIGSLYYLCYALTHHVTADWAGTIVDLTLSVVALSIAVHGVSIQPLLDRYERLTARREGSARP, encoded by the coding sequence ATGACTTTTCTCGTCTGGGTCGGGGTATTGGGATCGCTATTGATGATCCTTGCCCTGACCTCCGCCTATCTACGTTGGCTGCCGGTGACTACCTCGGCCGTCTGTCTGGTGTTCGGCATGCTCATCAGCCCCATCGGGCTGGGCCTGGCCGAGGTCGATTTCCAGCAATCGGCCACCTGGATCGGCCATCTCACCGAGGTGGCGGTGCTCTTTTCGCTGTTCGTCAGCGGCCTCAAGTTGCGGCTGTCCTTCCACCGCTCCGCCTGGCATGGCGCCTATCTGCTGGCCGGGCCGGTGATGATCCTCAGCATCGCCGGGGTCTGCCTGGCGGCCCACTACGTGCTCGGCCTGCCCTGGGGCGTGGCCCTGCTGATCGGCGCCATCCTCGCGCCCACCGACCCGGTGCTGGCCGGCCTGGTGCAGGTCAACCACGCCCAGGATTTCGACCGGGTGCGCTTCGGCCTCTCCGGTGAGGCGGGGCTCAACGATGGCACCGCCTTTCCCTTCGTGCTGCTGGGGCTGCTGCTCTTGCAGCACGGCGAACTGCAGTGGGGCTGGACCCTGGAGTGGTTCCTGAAAAGCGTGGTCTGGGGCGTACCGGCCGGGCTGTTGCTGGGCTACGCCATGGGCAAGGGGGTAGGGCACCTGATGATCTACCTGCGCATCCGCCACGGTGACAGCACGATTTCCCCCAACGACTTCCTCGCCCTGGCGCTGATCGCCCTGTCCTATGTACTGGCCGACGAGATCGGCGCCTTCGGCTTTCTCGCCGTGTTCGCCGCCGGGCTGGGCCTGCGCCAGGCCGAGGTCAAGTCCTCGGGGCATTCGGAAACCCCTTCCGAGCAGCTGGCGCAACCGGTGATTGGCCATCTCACTGGGGCCCCGGAACAGGCCACCGTGGCCCGTGCGGATGACATCGAGGAGCCCAAGATGGCCGCCGGGGTGATGATGGGCGACATGCTCGCCTTCGGCAGCCTGGTGGAGCGCTCCTTCGAGGTGCTGCTGGTGACGCTGCTGGGCGTGGTGCTCATCACCCACTGGGATAGCCGCGCGCTGCTGTTGGGCGCCTTGCTGTTCGTGGTGATCCGGCCCCTGAGCGTGGCGACCATGCTGCCCTTCACCCGTATCGACCGCCTGCAGGGCGGGCTGATCGGCTGGTTCGGCATCCGTGGGATTGGTAGCCTGTATTACCTGTGCTACGCGCTCACGCACCACGTCACGGCCGACTGGGCGGGTACCATCGTCGACCTGACTCTCTCGGTGGTGGCCCTGAGCATCGCGGTTCATGGCGTTTCCATCCAGCCGCTGCTCGACCGCTACGAGCGCCTGACTGCCCGTCGCGAGGGATCGGCGAGACCCTGA
- a CDS encoding DJ-1/PfpI family protein encodes MHLAILTFDGFNELDSLIALGILNRIKRPDWRVSLMAPTPWVTSMNGVRLERQAGLEDLAECTAVLVGSGRRTREIVQDEALMAQLAVLDPARQLIGAQCSGTLLLARLGLLDGVPGCTDLTTKPWVQEAGIEVLEQPFFARGNLATAGGCLASSYLAAWAIARLVGRDAAVEALHYVAPVGEKSDYVARALGNIDPYLSHQPLEVTAPC; translated from the coding sequence ATGCACCTCGCCATTCTTACTTTCGACGGCTTCAACGAGCTGGATTCGCTGATCGCCCTGGGCATTCTCAACCGCATCAAGCGCCCGGACTGGCGGGTATCGCTGATGGCGCCCACGCCCTGGGTGACCTCCATGAACGGCGTGCGCCTGGAACGCCAGGCTGGCCTCGAGGACCTGGCAGAGTGCACCGCCGTGCTGGTGGGTAGTGGTCGCCGCACCCGCGAGATCGTCCAGGACGAGGCGCTGATGGCGCAACTCGCCGTGCTCGATCCCGCTCGCCAGCTGATCGGTGCCCAGTGTTCCGGCACCCTGCTGCTGGCCCGGCTCGGCCTGCTGGATGGTGTGCCCGGCTGCACCGACCTCACCACCAAGCCCTGGGTACAGGAGGCCGGCATCGAGGTGCTGGAGCAACCCTTCTTCGCCCGTGGCAATCTGGCCACGGCCGGCGGTTGCCTGGCCTCCAGCTATCTGGCGGCCTGGGCCATCGCCCGCTTGGTGGGACGCGACGCGGCAGTCGAGGCCCTGCATTATGTGGCGCCGGTGGGGGAAAAGTCAGACTATGTGGCTCGGGCACTCGGCAACATCGATCCCTATCTCAGCCACCAACCTCTGGAGGTCACTGCCCCATGCTGA
- a CDS encoding cupin domain-containing protein, protein MANPPITVLRDTQPMPVVDACKWERIEGDPHTVNLNAYTSDDGSKIMGTWICTPGKWRVEYVKWEYCHFQEGYCIITPDGQEPIHLKAGDIFVVEPGMKGTWEVVETVRKYFVFA, encoded by the coding sequence ATGGCCAACCCGCCCATCACCGTTCTGCGCGATACCCAACCCATGCCCGTGGTCGATGCCTGCAAGTGGGAGCGCATCGAAGGTGACCCCCATACCGTCAACCTCAATGCCTACACCTCCGACGACGGCAGCAAGATCATGGGCACCTGGATCTGCACCCCCGGCAAGTGGCGCGTCGAGTACGTCAAGTGGGAGTACTGCCACTTCCAGGAGGGCTACTGCATCATCACCCCGGACGGCCAGGAGCCCATCCACCTGAAGGCCGGCGACATCTTCGTCGTCGAACCCGGCATGAAGGGCACCTGGGAAGTGGTCGAGACGGTGCGCAAGTACTTCGTCTTCGCCTGA
- a CDS encoding NAD(P)/FAD-dependent oxidoreductase, with amino-acid sequence MSRLDVDVLIIGGGIVGSSAALFLAQGGQRVALLERNFCGAQASGVNYGGVRRQGRPLVQLPLSSRAHQIWGGLQNLLGTDGEYLRSGHLKLARSESDFAALQAYERSSQGFGLDLQLLDRSELRRRFPWVGDVAVGASFCPEDGHANPRLVSPAFAQAAARAGAQVFERTAVTQVEHDGQRFQVRTDSGLTLSAPWLLNCAGAWAAELAARFGEPVPLTAAHPAMLVTEPLPLFMTASTGVEGGGIYARQVARGNCVLGGGRGFALDADRARPDQLAILDILRNAAELYPALSGAQAIRTWSGVEGYLPDHQPVLGPSLTTPGLLHGFGFAGAGFQIGPAAGEALAECILQGAPRHSLQAFSIARFPSQPRSSQSCA; translated from the coding sequence ATGAGCCGGCTGGACGTGGACGTGCTGATCATCGGTGGTGGCATCGTCGGCAGCAGCGCGGCGCTGTTCCTGGCCCAGGGTGGCCAGCGCGTCGCCTTGCTGGAACGCAACTTCTGTGGCGCCCAGGCCAGCGGCGTCAACTATGGCGGGGTACGCCGCCAGGGACGACCACTGGTGCAGCTGCCGCTGTCCAGCCGCGCGCACCAGATCTGGGGCGGCCTGCAAAATTTGCTGGGTACCGACGGTGAATACCTGAGATCCGGCCACCTCAAGCTGGCGCGCAGTGAGTCCGACTTCGCCGCCCTGCAGGCCTATGAGCGGTCCAGCCAGGGCTTCGGGTTGGACTTGCAGTTGCTCGACCGGAGCGAATTGCGCCGGCGCTTTCCCTGGGTCGGCGACGTCGCCGTGGGCGCCTCCTTCTGCCCGGAGGACGGCCACGCCAATCCACGGTTGGTCTCGCCGGCTTTCGCCCAGGCAGCCGCCCGTGCCGGTGCCCAGGTCTTCGAGCGCACCGCCGTGACACAGGTCGAGCACGATGGCCAGCGCTTCCAGGTCCGCACCGACAGCGGCCTGACCTTGAGCGCCCCCTGGCTGCTCAATTGCGCGGGTGCCTGGGCCGCGGAGCTGGCCGCCCGCTTCGGCGAGCCGGTGCCCCTCACCGCGGCCCATCCGGCCATGCTGGTGACCGAACCGCTGCCTCTCTTCATGACCGCCAGCACCGGCGTGGAAGGCGGCGGCATCTATGCCCGCCAAGTGGCGCGGGGCAATTGCGTGCTGGGCGGCGGGCGCGGTTTCGCCCTCGACGCCGACCGCGCCCGCCCCGACCAGCTGGCCATCCTCGACATCCTGAGAAACGCCGCCGAACTCTATCCAGCCCTCAGCGGTGCCCAGGCGATCCGTACCTGGAGCGGCGTCGAGGGCTATCTGCCGGATCACCAGCCGGTGCTCGGCCCCAGTCTCACCACCCCCGGCCTGCTGCACGGCTTCGGCTTTGCCGGCGCGGGCTTCCAGATCGGGCCGGCGGCTGGCGAAGCCCTGGCCGAGTGCATCCTGCAGGGCGCCCCCCGGCACAGCCTGCAGGCCTTTTCCATCGCCCGTTTCCCTTCCCAGCCCAGGAGTTCCCAATCATGCGCCTGA
- a CDS encoding GGDEF domain-containing protein, translating to MNDEIRYERHVRRIFRIPLLVLQPLILLIFPLSLLSNPLIGSPFKPRYFAVMVLLLAVTALLCLARSARMMNIAFTGNIWALAFAFRIEINDGGALGHYWNLPIAILTTLGTCGLTYRLKDYLITLSGAWFILFVGQDYLAPATMPRQLVWMLIGTTLAIGIAYNYVNSNWMRRTFIMKERYRILAETDALTGIANRRKLLEQLEAAIGNSGEQPCHFVMLDVDDFKSINDRHGHQGGDEVLVALADEMSNLDPALVVGRLGGEEFGILAIGLSAPQLSEILDRLRAKLAQREQQSITFSAGAIQLQVKDSLGELLRRADEALYLAKREGKDRVIWAL from the coding sequence ATGAACGATGAAATTCGCTACGAGCGGCATGTCAGACGGATATTCCGGATTCCCCTCCTTGTACTCCAGCCTCTGATTCTGCTGATCTTTCCCCTGAGCCTGCTGAGTAACCCGCTTATCGGCAGTCCCTTCAAGCCCCGCTATTTCGCCGTGATGGTGCTGCTGCTGGCCGTGACGGCACTGCTTTGTCTGGCGCGCAGCGCGCGCATGATGAATATCGCCTTCACCGGCAATATCTGGGCGCTCGCCTTCGCCTTTCGCATAGAGATCAACGATGGTGGGGCGCTGGGCCACTACTGGAATCTCCCAATCGCCATCCTGACGACCCTGGGTACCTGTGGCCTGACCTACAGGCTCAAGGACTACCTCATCACCCTCTCCGGGGCCTGGTTCATTCTCTTCGTCGGTCAGGATTACCTGGCTCCAGCCACCATGCCCAGGCAGTTGGTGTGGATGCTGATCGGTACGACGCTGGCCATCGGTATCGCCTACAACTACGTCAACAGCAACTGGATGCGGCGTACTTTCATCATGAAGGAGCGCTATCGCATTCTGGCGGAAACCGATGCCCTCACCGGGATCGCCAACCGGCGCAAGCTGTTGGAACAACTGGAAGCCGCTATCGGCAACAGCGGCGAACAACCCTGTCATTTCGTCATGCTCGATGTGGATGACTTCAAGAGCATCAATGATCGCCATGGGCATCAAGGGGGTGACGAGGTGCTGGTCGCCCTGGCCGACGAGATGAGCAATCTCGATCCGGCGCTCGTTGTTGGACGGCTCGGCGGCGAGGAGTTCGGCATCCTGGCGATAGGGCTGAGCGCCCCCCAGCTGAGCGAAATCCTGGACCGCTTGCGAGCCAAGCTGGCGCAACGCGAGCAGCAGTCCATCACCTTCAGCGCCGGTGCGATACAGCTACAGGTGAAGGACTCCTTGGGCGAGCTGTTGCGGCGTGCGGACGAAGCCCTCTATCTGGCCAAGCGCGAGGGCAAGGACAGGGTCATCTGGGCCCTGTGA
- the trhA gene encoding PAQR family membrane homeostasis protein TrhA: protein MYYGERLNAWTHLIGALLALAGAIVLVVLASLQGDPWRIVSVAIYGVALVILYSVSTLYHSVKGRAKRYLQKLDHLSIYLLIAGSYTPFCLVTLRGPWGWTLFGIVWGLALIGMLQEIKPRSEARVLSLVIYATMGWIVLVAVGPLLDRLGSAGFTWLAAGGVLYTVGILFFVFDDRFRHWHGIWHGFVMAGSALHFVAILKYVLPPH, encoded by the coding sequence ATGTATTACGGCGAACGGCTCAATGCCTGGACCCATTTGATCGGAGCTCTACTGGCCCTGGCCGGTGCCATCGTGCTGGTGGTGCTGGCCAGCCTGCAGGGTGATCCCTGGCGGATCGTCAGTGTGGCCATCTACGGGGTGGCGCTGGTGATCCTGTACAGCGTGTCCACCCTCTATCACAGCGTGAAGGGGCGGGCGAAGCGCTACCTGCAGAAGCTCGATCACCTGTCTATCTACCTGCTCATCGCCGGCAGCTACACGCCGTTCTGCCTGGTGACCCTGCGCGGTCCCTGGGGCTGGACGCTGTTCGGCATCGTCTGGGGGCTGGCGTTGATCGGCATGCTGCAGGAGATCAAGCCGCGCTCCGAGGCGCGCGTCCTGTCGCTGGTGATCTACGCCACCATGGGCTGGATCGTGCTGGTGGCCGTGGGACCGCTGCTGGATCGCCTGGGCAGCGCCGGTTTCACCTGGCTGGCGGCCGGTGGGGTGCTCTATACCGTCGGCATCCTGTTCTTCGTCTTCGACGACCGCTTTCGCCATTGGCACGGCATCTGGCATGGCTTCGTCATGGCCGGCAGCGCGCTGCACTTCGTCGCCATCCTCAAGTACGTCTTGCCACCCCACTAG